One region of Arthrobacter sp. StoSoilB22 genomic DNA includes:
- a CDS encoding helix-turn-helix domain-containing protein, giving the protein MSNPTDPRPGEGRPENAAPQELVRLLQDFTLEANHYVDAAGGRNDMHRTDLNALAVIMRHSAAGKVVTPGVLRAELRLSSPATTALVDRLHASGHVVRERLGTDRRQVQLQMTPKAYQDGSAMFMPLAIRMGKAMAAYSPSELALVTRFMTDMVEATLAAREEAAEAEPN; this is encoded by the coding sequence ATGTCGAACCCCACAGACCCGCGCCCCGGCGAGGGGCGCCCCGAAAACGCGGCTCCCCAAGAACTTGTGCGGCTCCTCCAAGACTTCACCCTCGAGGCCAACCACTATGTAGATGCCGCAGGCGGCCGGAACGACATGCACCGCACGGACCTCAACGCGCTGGCCGTCATTATGCGCCACTCCGCAGCGGGCAAGGTGGTCACCCCGGGTGTTCTCCGCGCCGAACTCCGGCTCAGCTCCCCTGCCACTACCGCATTGGTTGATCGCCTGCACGCCTCCGGACATGTGGTGCGCGAACGACTCGGGACGGACCGCCGGCAGGTCCAGTTGCAGATGACCCCTAAGGCGTACCAGGACGGAAGCGCCATGTTCATGCCGCTCGCCATACGCATGGGTAAGGCAATGGCCGCTTACAGCCCTTCGGAGCTGGCGCTGGTGACCCGGTTCATGACTGACATGGTGGAGGCCACCCTCGCCGCCCGCGAAGAAGCGGCCGAAGCGGAACCCAACTGA